TTGGTGGCCTCGCGCAGCCGCTTTTCATCCCCGATGGTGCGCCCGCGCGTCTCCCCTTCGGTGTCTACCTTGAGGTTGATGTCCAAGCAGGTGACCAGGGATGGATCCACCGCCACGCCCACGGCGAGCGGGTCGTGCAGGCCGCAGCCGCCCAGGTAGGGGGCAGTGGTCTCATAGGCCTTGATGTAGTAGTCCGTGATGTCCGCCATCGCCGTGGCGGCGGGGGTGCCCAGGGCGCGCCATACGGCGGTGTCCTGGTAGGTCAGCAGGGTCTGCAGGGTGACGTCCAGGCCGATCATAGTGAGGTCCTTGGCCTGGCGCAGCACGGTGTCGGCAGCTTCCGGATCCTGGTTGATGTTCGCCTCGGTCCAGGCGTTGACGTTGCCCGGCACGGTCAGCGCGCCGCCCATGATGACGATGTGCGCATTGTCCGCGAAGGTGGGGTCCTTGGCCATGGCCGCCGCAAGGTTGGTGCAGGGCCCCGTGGCCACGATGACCAGATCATCCCCGTGGGTGGCCACGGCGTCGATAAGAAAATCAACCGCACTGGTCTGCTCGAGACTGCGGGCAGACGCCGGGATATCCACATCCCCGATGCCGTTGTGGCCGTGGATGAACGCGGAGATCTCCAGCACCTCGAAGCCGTCGGTGGTGCTGGCGTGCGGCTCGCCGACGTAGACGGGCACCTCGGGGTGGCCCAGCAGGTCGAGCAGTGCTAGGTCATTGGCGGCGCCTTGTTCAATAAGAACGTTGCCGTAGGTGCACGTCACGCCGATGAGCTCGAGTTCCGGCGAGCCGAGGGCATACGCCAGGGCCAGGGCATCATCGACGCCAGTATCAAGGTCGAGGATGATCTTGCGAGTCATGAGGTTGTCAGACCTGCCTTCTTGGATGAGAAAGGGAACAAAATTGTGTGTCCCGGCAAGTCTATCCTGTCCGCAGTTGACCGCCCGCCGGCCTTATGCCCCGAGGATCTCGCGGGCTCGGGCAACATCGCGACCCATGGCTTCGAGCAGGTCATCGACCCCTTCGAACTTGACCATGGGGCGCAGGTGCTCAACAAATTCCACGGTGGCGGTGCGGCCATAAAGATCCGCGTCGCGCCCGATGATAAAGGACTCCACGCTGCGGGGATGGTCCCCAAAGGTGGGATTAGTGCCTACTGAAATGGCTGCAGGGTAAGCCTGCCGGGCGGCAATATCGCCGTCAATAGTGCAGTCCTCCACCACCGTGACCCAGCCCGCATACACGCCATCGACGGGCAGCGCGACGGATTCAGCAAAGTACTGGTTAGCGGTGGGATAGCCCAGCTGGGCGCCGCCGCGCCCCTGGCCGTGAACGATCTTGGCCGTCACCGAATAATTGCGGCCCAGCACCTGCGCCGCCCCGGAGACATCGCCTTGGGCCAACAGGTCGCGCACCAGGGAGGAGCACAGGGGCTGGCCGTCCTGGCGCAGCAGGTCCACGATGGTCACCGCGATCCCGTGGCGCGCGCCCAGCTCCCGCAGGGTGTGCGCGTTGGCCTCTCCCCCGCGCCCGAAGGTGAAGTTTTCTCCCACAAAGACGGCCGTGGCATGGAGGGTATCGGCCAGCAGCGAGGTGACGTAGAGCTCCGGGCTTAGGCCCGCCAGCTCGCGGGTGAAGTTGACCACCAGCACCGCGTCGATGCCCAACTCTTCGGCCAGGGCGCACCGCTGCTGCAGGGAGGTCAGCTGCGTGGGGGCTTGGCCGGGGAGGAACACGCTGATGGGGTGCGGGTCAAAGGTGACCATGACGCACCGGGCGCCCTGGTCTTGGGCGTGCGTCACCGCCGCGCGGATGAGGGCCTGATGGCCTTTGTGCACGCCGTCAAAAACTCCGATGGTGGCTACGCAACCCTGCATGTCGGAGGGGACTTCTGCTAGTCCATGCCAAATATCCACCCGTTTAGGCTAACGCATAGACTCCTTAAGCTATGACCGATCCCCTTTCCGGCTCCGGACTCGTCATCGTTGACAAGCCTTCGGGCATGACCTCCCACGACGTGGTGGGGCGCCTGCGCCGAGCGTTTGGCACCAAAAAGGTCGGCCACGCCGGCACCCTTGATCCCCTGGCCACCGGGGTGCTGGTGATGGGGATTGGCCGCGGCACCCGCTTTTTGGCGCACCTGGTGGCCACCACAAAGTCCTACGACGCGACCATGCGCCTGGGCGCCACCAGCACTACCGACGACGCCGAGGGCACCATCACCCCCACCGCCTCA
Above is a genomic segment from Corynebacterium uberis containing:
- a CDS encoding nucleoside hydrolase, with the translated sequence MTRKIILDLDTGVDDALALAYALGSPELELIGVTCTYGNVLIEQGAANDLALLDLLGHPEVPVYVGEPHASTTDGFEVLEISAFIHGHNGIGDVDIPASARSLEQTSAVDFLIDAVATHGDDLVIVATGPCTNLAAAMAKDPTFADNAHIVIMGGALTVPGNVNAWTEANINQDPEAADTVLRQAKDLTMIGLDVTLQTLLTYQDTAVWRALGTPAATAMADITDYYIKAYETTAPYLGGCGLHDPLAVGVAVDPSLVTCLDINLKVDTEGETRGRTIGDEKRLREATKTSRAAVGVDVDRFLKEFMARIGSVLEARD
- a CDS encoding bifunctional riboflavin kinase/FAD synthetase, encoding MDIWHGLAEVPSDMQGCVATIGVFDGVHKGHQALIRAAVTHAQDQGARCVMVTFDPHPISVFLPGQAPTQLTSLQQRCALAEELGIDAVLVVNFTRELAGLSPELYVTSLLADTLHATAVFVGENFTFGRGGEANAHTLRELGARHGIAVTIVDLLRQDGQPLCSSLVRDLLAQGDVSGAAQVLGRNYSVTAKIVHGQGRGGAQLGYPTANQYFAESVALPVDGVYAGWVTVVEDCTIDGDIAARQAYPAAISVGTNPTFGDHPRSVESFIIGRDADLYGRTATVEFVEHLRPMVKFEGVDDLLEAMGRDVARAREILGA